The Fimbriimonas ginsengisoli Gsoil 348 genome window below encodes:
- a CDS encoding site-2 protease family protein codes for MNRSSITSFLNWSVRVGRIFGIPIDLHISLLFFLLPALSGARMDLFHGIEYAALIVFSILCHELGHALTAKRLGMSGLSIMLHGFGGFATSSGYRNPTQRLKVVLAGPAVTFALGLICLGLGTLGSGLGSELGYQLFLIHFVGVINIWMGFLNLVPSLPWDGGQALQAILEHKHSEFKAMRAVAHLGLIITPPIFIYSLVAARGFAELFAAIGFITSLMTLLSSGGVKFGEFAADRRSRKEEVAFKQQSRARNDAYIEEVYERERQRDEKERLRKLFEGSGKD; via the coding sequence ATGAACCGTTCCAGCATCACCTCGTTTCTGAATTGGTCGGTTCGTGTGGGCCGGATCTTCGGAATCCCGATCGATCTCCACATTTCCCTCCTATTCTTCTTGCTCCCCGCTTTGTCGGGAGCAAGGATGGATCTCTTCCACGGCATCGAGTACGCCGCACTGATCGTGTTCAGCATCTTGTGCCACGAGTTGGGTCACGCCCTAACGGCGAAGAGGCTGGGGATGAGTGGTCTATCGATCATGCTGCACGGCTTCGGCGGTTTCGCCACCTCCAGCGGCTACCGCAACCCGACCCAACGACTCAAGGTGGTCTTGGCCGGCCCCGCCGTGACCTTCGCCCTCGGCCTGATCTGCCTCGGTCTCGGAACGCTGGGATCGGGCCTGGGCTCAGAACTTGGCTACCAACTTTTCCTGATCCACTTTGTGGGCGTCATCAACATTTGGATGGGTTTCCTGAATCTCGTGCCCAGCCTCCCGTGGGATGGCGGCCAAGCACTTCAGGCGATCCTCGAGCACAAGCATTCTGAGTTCAAGGCGATGCGCGCGGTGGCCCACCTCGGCCTCATCATCACGCCTCCGATCTTCATCTACAGCCTCGTCGCCGCCCGCGGCTTCGCCGAGCTATTCGCCGCCATCGGCTTCATCACCTCCCTCATGACCCTCCTCAGTTCCGGCGGCGTCAAGTTTGGCGAATTCGCCGCCGACCGCCGCTCCCGTAAGGAGGAGGTCGCCTTCAAACAGCAATCCCGCGCCCGAAACGACGCCTACATCGAAGAAGTGTACGAACGCGAGCGCCAACGCGACGAAAAGGAGAGGCTGCGAAAGCTATTCGAAGGCTCTGGCAAAGATTAG
- a CDS encoding GNAT family N-acetyltransferase, producing the protein MIVVRKLRPQEWKVYKALRMESLSTDPQAFGALLSTTLERPDEYWAARLQDSLADSGHSLLFAMKEERPVGMVGCFPDEEPRTAYVISMYVTPSERGRGVSRLLMTSLLEELSENFDTAILDVNVLQTPAVSLYRSLGFQVYDEIDVTRSDGSTLREFRMRRTLKSPT; encoded by the coding sequence ATGATCGTCGTCCGCAAGTTACGTCCCCAAGAGTGGAAGGTTTACAAAGCGCTCCGCATGGAGTCGCTTTCCACCGATCCCCAAGCGTTTGGAGCCCTCCTCTCCACCACTTTGGAAAGGCCCGACGAATACTGGGCGGCCCGCCTGCAAGACTCGCTCGCGGATAGTGGACACTCCCTCCTCTTCGCAATGAAAGAGGAGCGCCCCGTCGGCATGGTCGGCTGCTTTCCCGACGAGGAGCCTCGCACCGCGTACGTGATCAGCATGTACGTCACGCCGTCCGAACGCGGTCGGGGTGTATCTCGGCTACTTATGACCTCGCTTCTTGAAGAGCTGAGCGAGAATTTCGATACCGCCATCCTCGACGTGAACGTGCTCCAAACCCCCGCCGTCTCCCTCTACCGCTCCCTCGGCTTCCAGGTGTACGATGAAATCGACGTCACCCGCTCCGACGGCAGCACCCTCCGGGAATTTCGAATGCGCCGGACCCTCAAATCCCCCACGTAG